From the genome of Candidatus Binataceae bacterium, one region includes:
- the tsaE gene encoding tRNA (adenosine(37)-N6)-threonylcarbamoyltransferase complex ATPase subunit type 1 TsaE, with amino-acid sequence MPAAQLIVESASPRETKAWGRRLAALLEGGELIAFIGDLGAGKTCFIKGLARGLSLPEEQILSPTFTIIQEHRGRLPLYHIDLYRLETVRLDDLGLREYLFSEAVAAVEWFERLSEAQELSRLSISIGYAGANRRTITFVAVGERYQSIVERLTARTSRIAD; translated from the coding sequence ATGCCGGCTGCTCAGCTCATCGTCGAGAGCGCTTCGCCGCGCGAGACCAAGGCCTGGGGAAGGCGGCTCGCGGCGCTGCTCGAGGGTGGCGAGCTGATTGCTTTCATCGGCGATCTTGGCGCAGGCAAAACCTGCTTTATCAAGGGGCTGGCGCGCGGCTTGAGCCTGCCCGAGGAGCAGATTCTGAGTCCGACCTTTACGATAATCCAGGAGCATCGCGGGCGGCTGCCGCTGTATCACATCGATCTCTACCGGCTGGAAACCGTGCGGCTCGACGACCTCGGCTTGCGCGAGTATCTCTTTTCGGAGGCGGTCGCCGCCGTCGAGTGGTTCGAGCGCCTGAGCGAGGCGCAGGAGTTGAGCCGCCTCTCGATCAGTATCGGCTACGCGGGCGCCAATCGCCGCACGATTACTTTTGTTGCCGTCGGCGAACGCTACCAGAGTATCGTCGAACGCCTGACCGCGCGCACCAGCCGAATCGCCGATTAG
- a CDS encoding NAD(P)H-hydrate dehydratase: MIILSAAESRELDRLSSSKYGIPSFTLMTRAGEAVARAVARHFSDAMGSGVLVVAGKGNNAGDGFVAARKLRDEGAEVRVAMLARAGDLRGDAARARAEYVAAGGRVLEVADADAIAREGCGVLIDALLGTGLNAEVRGLMREVIDLVNRLGRPIVAVDLPSGLNADTGAVMGAAVKAARSVTFGYAKYAHVSNPGAALCGELEIVDIGFSALALAELKPAGRLIELADAATLIGPRAADSHKGTYGHALIVAGGRGKAGAAILAACGALHSGAGLVTAAIPESVAAIVAGAQAELMTEAMPDRDGHFAAPETIAQLADLIEGKHALIAGPGIGVNDDSRELIRWLIRESAAPRRPLLIDADGLNNLAAMGLSEVRRARGPVVLTPHPGEMARLLGTTTAAVNADRIGAARKLAEATGANSLLKGTRSVMVSSDGVVSVNSSGNPGMATGGMGDVLSGVVGALLAQGVAADAALMLGVFVHGYAADRLASRVGRFGYLAGDVATELPGAFDAIVR, translated from the coding sequence ATGATTATTCTGTCGGCAGCGGAGAGCCGCGAGCTCGATCGCTTGAGTTCGTCGAAATACGGCATCCCTTCGTTCACCCTGATGACGCGCGCGGGCGAGGCGGTTGCGCGCGCGGTCGCGCGCCATTTCTCCGACGCGATGGGATCGGGCGTTTTGGTGGTCGCGGGCAAAGGCAACAACGCCGGTGACGGCTTCGTCGCGGCGCGCAAGCTCCGCGACGAAGGCGCAGAGGTCCGCGTCGCGATGCTTGCGCGCGCGGGAGATTTGCGCGGCGACGCCGCCCGCGCACGCGCAGAATACGTCGCCGCGGGCGGCCGCGTCCTCGAGGTCGCGGACGCCGACGCGATCGCTCGCGAAGGCTGCGGCGTGCTGATCGACGCGCTCCTCGGCACCGGACTTAACGCCGAAGTGCGTGGCTTAATGCGCGAGGTGATCGATCTCGTCAATCGGCTCGGCCGGCCGATCGTAGCGGTCGATCTGCCCTCGGGTCTCAACGCGGACACCGGCGCGGTGATGGGCGCCGCAGTAAAGGCGGCGCGAAGCGTGACCTTCGGCTACGCAAAATATGCTCACGTCTCGAATCCGGGGGCGGCGCTGTGCGGCGAACTCGAGATCGTGGATATCGGTTTTTCGGCGCTCGCGCTGGCGGAGCTCAAGCCTGCGGGACGGCTGATCGAACTCGCGGACGCCGCGACGTTGATCGGGCCGCGCGCGGCCGATTCGCACAAGGGCACCTACGGTCATGCCTTGATTGTCGCGGGCGGCCGGGGCAAGGCGGGCGCTGCGATCCTCGCCGCGTGCGGCGCGCTGCACAGCGGCGCGGGCCTGGTCACCGCCGCGATTCCCGAAAGCGTCGCGGCGATCGTCGCGGGCGCGCAGGCCGAGCTGATGACCGAGGCGATGCCCGATCGCGACGGCCACTTTGCAGCCCCAGAGACGATCGCCCAGCTCGCCGATCTGATTGAAGGCAAGCATGCATTGATCGCGGGGCCAGGAATCGGCGTGAATGATGACTCGCGCGAGCTGATCCGCTGGTTGATTCGCGAAAGCGCAGCGCCGCGCCGGCCCTTGTTGATCGACGCCGACGGCTTGAACAATCTCGCCGCGATGGGGTTAAGTGAGGTCAGGCGCGCCCGTGGTCCCGTCGTCCTGACGCCTCATCCGGGAGAAATGGCGCGGCTGCTCGGTACGACCACTGCGGCGGTCAATGCCGATCGCATCGGCGCCGCGCGCAAACTCGCGGAAGCGACGGGCGCCAATAGTCTCCTCAAAGGGACACGCTCGGTGATGGTTAGTTCAGACGGAGTTGTCAGCGTCAATTCCAGCGGGAATCCCGGGATGGCGACCGGCGGGATGGGTGACGTGCTCTCGGGAGTTGTCGGCGCGCTGCTGGCCCAGGGAGTCGCCGCCGATGCCGCCCTGATGCTCGGGGTCTTCGTCCATGGCTACGCTGCCGATCGGTTGGCAAGCCGCGTTGGCCGCTTCGGCTACCTCGCCGGTGACGTCGCCACCGAGTTGCCGGGCGCGTTCGACGCGATTGTGAGATAG
- the epsC gene encoding serine O-acetyltransferase EpsC yields MSLIARMREDISAVFQHDPAARTTLEIVLAYPGLHAIWFHRVAHWLWRRDLKLVGRLVSEVSRFITGVEIHPGATIGRRFFIDHGMGVVIGETAEIGDDVLMYQGVTLGGTSLKKEKRHPTIENQVMISAGASVIGPVRIGTGSRIGAGAVVVTSAPPWSTIVGIPGKVIEGESTHQEVAQLDHARLPDPVARALTGLVDKLNQLGVRLEEIEDRQNCLEDKLIPAEPPHINGVAVKND; encoded by the coding sequence ATGAGCCTGATTGCACGTATGCGTGAGGACATTTCCGCCGTCTTTCAGCATGACCCGGCGGCCCGCACCACGCTCGAAATCGTGCTCGCCTATCCCGGCCTGCACGCCATCTGGTTCCACCGCGTCGCCCACTGGCTCTGGCGCCGCGACCTCAAGCTCGTCGGACGCCTCGTTAGCGAGGTTTCGCGGTTTATCACCGGAGTCGAAATTCATCCTGGGGCGACGATTGGCCGGCGTTTCTTTATCGATCACGGGATGGGCGTGGTGATCGGAGAGACTGCCGAGATTGGCGACGACGTTCTGATGTACCAGGGCGTTACACTGGGCGGCACCAGCCTGAAGAAGGAGAAGCGCCATCCGACCATCGAAAACCAGGTCATGATCAGCGCCGGCGCGTCGGTAATCGGACCCGTGCGAATCGGGACCGGCAGCCGGATTGGCGCGGGCGCGGTCGTCGTCACGTCGGCGCCGCCCTGGTCGACGATCGTGGGAATCCCCGGCAAGGTCATCGAAGGCGAGAGCACTCATCAGGAGGTCGCGCAGCTCGATCACGCGCGCCTGCCTGATCCGGTGGCGCGCGCGCTCACCGGACTGGTCGACAAACTGAATCAACTCGGCGTGCGTCTCGAGGAGATCGAGGATCGTCAGAACTGCCTCGAAGATAAGCTAATTCCTGCGGAGCCGCCGCATATCAACGGCGTCGCCGTGAAGAATGACTGA
- a CDS encoding aspartate kinase: protein MALVVQKYGGTSVGSVERIKAVADRIVRARAKGDQLVVVVSAMAGETNRLFALSEQLSDAPNARETDVLVATGEQVSAALVAIRLRALGCPTVSFLAYQLKLITDSRHGAARIKSIDGSRLRAALEGGNVAVVAGYQGIDADGDITTLGRGASDLTAVALAAALQADACEIYTDVDGVYTADPNICARARRLDRVSYDEMLEMAGLGAKVLQLRSVELARRFNVPLVVRSSFAEDSGGTWVGEEDKAMEDLLVSGVTLDQNQSKITLAGVEDRPGLAARIFGPIADAGVVVDMIIQNAGLDGRADLTFTVGKSDLRRALDLIKLIADEIGAAAVRYDDQVAKVSIVGVGMRTHAGVAARMFKVLAAEAINIEMIATSEIKVSVIVNAKYGELAMRSLHDAFLDAPGATK, encoded by the coding sequence ATGGCGCTGGTGGTGCAAAAATACGGCGGGACCTCGGTCGGCTCGGTCGAACGGATCAAGGCGGTGGCCGATCGTATCGTCCGGGCGCGCGCGAAGGGCGATCAGCTGGTCGTGGTGGTCTCTGCGATGGCGGGTGAGACCAACCGGCTGTTTGCGCTCTCGGAGCAGTTGAGCGACGCGCCGAATGCGCGCGAGACCGACGTTCTGGTCGCGACGGGTGAACAGGTTTCGGCGGCTCTCGTGGCGATCCGTTTGCGGGCGCTGGGTTGTCCGACGGTATCTTTTCTCGCCTATCAGCTAAAACTAATCACGGACTCGCGTCACGGCGCGGCGCGAATCAAGTCGATCGACGGCAGCCGTCTGCGCGCCGCGCTCGAAGGCGGTAACGTCGCCGTGGTCGCCGGCTATCAGGGGATTGACGCAGACGGCGATATCACGACGCTCGGCCGCGGCGCCTCCGATCTGACTGCCGTGGCGCTGGCCGCAGCGCTCCAGGCCGATGCCTGCGAGATCTATACTGACGTGGACGGGGTCTATACGGCCGATCCCAATATCTGTGCGCGGGCGCGCCGCCTCGATCGCGTCTCCTATGACGAGATGCTCGAAATGGCCGGGCTGGGCGCCAAGGTTTTGCAGCTCCGCTCGGTCGAGCTGGCGCGGCGCTTCAACGTGCCGCTGGTGGTGCGCTCGAGCTTCGCTGAGGATAGCGGCGGCACCTGGGTCGGCGAGGAGGACAAGGCGATGGAGGACCTTTTGGTTTCGGGCGTCACGCTCGATCAGAACCAGAGCAAGATTACGCTGGCCGGGGTCGAGGATCGGCCCGGGCTGGCGGCGCGGATTTTCGGCCCGATCGCCGACGCCGGTGTCGTCGTCGACATGATTATTCAGAATGCCGGCCTGGACGGACGCGCCGACCTGACCTTCACGGTCGGCAAAAGCGATCTGCGTCGCGCGCTCGATCTGATAAAGCTTATTGCTGACGAGATCGGCGCGGCCGCCGTGCGCTATGACGATCAGGTGGCGAAGGTCTCGATCGTCGGCGTCGGGATGCGGACCCATGCGGGCGTCGCGGCGCGGATGTTTAAGGTCTTGGCGGCCGAGGCGATTAATATCGAAATGATCGCGACCTCCGAGATCAAGGTCTCGGTGATCGTCAATGCGAAATATGGCGAGCTGGCGATGCGTTCGCTGCACGATGCTTTTTTGGATGCGCCAGGCGCAACGAAGTGA
- the glmM gene encoding phosphoglucosamine mutase: MNRGPQRLFGTDGIRGTANVEPITSETALRLGRALAFVFKHANGRHRRILVGKDTRLSGYMLETAIASGICSMGADVLLVGPLPTPAIAFLTQGMRADAGVVISASHNPFADNGIKFFSREGFKLDDATEARIEDLVFDDAALASHRAAAGDIGKATRIDDAIGRYLVFLKTCVPRGLTFEGLKIVLDCANGAAYKVGPEVLEELGAEVIALGVEPNGVNINDNCGATHLEAICAAVRRSDAHVGIALDGDGDRAMLIDERGEVFDGDDVVALLGAQMAAAGQLKHNTVVGTVMSNFGLEAALARHGAKLVRTDVGDPAVVQEMRLNSYNLGGEPSGHIIFMDHSTTGDGLITALLVLTRMVEARRPLSTMRIMQRVPQILRNVTVRARVPFAQMAEVDGAIATAQRRLDGVGRLLVRYSGTELLARVMVEGQAPAPVGEIADEIAETIRRHIGA; this comes from the coding sequence TTGAACCGGGGACCGCAAAGACTTTTCGGCACCGACGGCATCCGCGGCACCGCCAACGTTGAGCCGATAACCTCAGAGACCGCGCTGCGGCTGGGGCGGGCGCTGGCGTTTGTCTTCAAGCACGCCAACGGACGCCATCGGCGGATTCTGGTCGGTAAGGATACGCGGCTCTCGGGTTACATGCTGGAGACCGCGATCGCCTCGGGAATCTGCTCGATGGGCGCGGATGTCTTGCTGGTGGGGCCGCTGCCGACGCCCGCGATCGCGTTCCTCACGCAGGGGATGCGCGCCGATGCGGGCGTCGTGATTTCGGCGTCGCACAACCCCTTTGCCGATAACGGCATCAAGTTTTTTTCGCGCGAGGGCTTTAAGCTCGACGATGCGACGGAAGCCCGTATTGAGGATTTGGTCTTTGACGACGCCGCGCTCGCGAGTCATCGCGCGGCCGCCGGAGATATCGGTAAGGCGACGCGAATCGACGACGCGATCGGGCGCTACCTGGTGTTTCTCAAGACCTGCGTACCGCGCGGCCTGACCTTCGAGGGTTTGAAGATCGTGCTCGACTGCGCCAATGGCGCCGCCTACAAGGTCGGGCCGGAGGTGCTTGAAGAGCTGGGCGCCGAGGTGATCGCGCTCGGGGTCGAGCCCAACGGCGTCAATATCAACGACAACTGCGGCGCGACTCATCTCGAAGCGATTTGCGCGGCGGTGCGGAGATCGGATGCGCACGTCGGGATTGCGCTGGATGGCGACGGCGATCGCGCGATGCTGATTGACGAACGCGGCGAAGTCTTTGATGGCGACGACGTGGTGGCGTTGCTGGGCGCGCAGATGGCCGCCGCCGGACAACTCAAGCACAACACTGTGGTCGGCACCGTGATGAGTAACTTCGGGCTCGAAGCGGCGCTGGCGCGGCATGGTGCGAAGCTGGTGCGCACCGATGTTGGCGATCCCGCGGTCGTGCAGGAGATGCGCCTCAACTCGTACAATCTGGGCGGCGAACCGTCGGGCCATATCATCTTCATGGATCATTCGACCACCGGCGACGGACTCATCACGGCGCTGCTGGTGCTGACGCGGATGGTCGAGGCGCGACGTCCGCTCAGCACGATGCGGATCATGCAGCGGGTGCCGCAGATTTTGCGCAACGTCACGGTGCGGGCGCGTGTCCCGTTTGCGCAGATGGCCGAGGTTGACGGCGCTATCGCGACCGCACAACGCCGCCTCGACGGCGTCGGGCGGCTGCTGGTGCGCTACTCCGGTACTGAGCTGCTGGCGCGCGTGATGGTCGAGGGCCAGGCGCCCGCGCCGGTTGGCGAAATCGCCGACGAGATCGCGGAGACGATCCGCCGCCATATCGGCGCCTAA
- the cimA gene encoding citramalate synthase, translated as MTEAKKIQVYDTTLRDGCQSEDVSLTVEDKLRIAERLDELGIDYIEGGWPGSNPRDAAFFTEVKRIRLRHARVVAFGATRRHGVKAAADRNLQLILRAGTSAACVVGKTWDLHVRDALRIPLKANLEILHDTIAYLKRNLDEVIFDAEHFFDGYALNPEYALACIRAVEAAGVDLICLCDTNGGRLPGEIGASVAAARAAVASPLGIHCHNDAESAVANTLAGVQHGATQVQGTINGLGERCGNANLISVIANLQLKLGYECIPPARLKMLSETSRLVYELANITPHPRQAYVGRSAFAHKAGLHVSGIQRNVQTYEHIDPALVGNDRRVLLSELSGRANILYKTREFGLGAELGKEQIDLLLEELKRLEGLGYTFDGADGSFELLMLRKLGLAHDHFNFVSFRVFDDKWHEDQAPFSEAVVVIEGPDGVRTRTSAIGNGPVNALDSALRSALVKYYPGLERMQLVDYKVRVLDDGVGTGARVRVLIESTDGARQWGTVGLSGNVVDASWQALVDSIEFKLHKDSVKPRIGRTAATKSIKGNGARTNGLVSKVKPRREVRRTDAAAKP; from the coding sequence ATGACGGAAGCAAAAAAAATCCAGGTTTACGACACCACCCTGCGCGACGGCTGCCAATCCGAGGACGTCTCGCTGACGGTCGAGGACAAGCTGCGTATCGCCGAGCGCCTCGACGAGCTAGGGATCGATTATATCGAAGGCGGCTGGCCGGGCTCGAATCCGCGCGATGCGGCCTTTTTCACCGAGGTCAAACGGATTCGCCTGCGCCACGCGCGCGTCGTGGCCTTCGGCGCGACGCGGCGTCACGGCGTCAAGGCTGCAGCGGATCGGAACCTGCAACTGATTTTGCGCGCGGGAACCTCGGCCGCCTGCGTCGTCGGCAAGACCTGGGACTTGCACGTCCGCGACGCCCTGCGCATCCCCCTCAAGGCGAATCTCGAAATTCTCCACGACACCATCGCCTACCTGAAGCGGAACCTCGACGAAGTGATCTTCGACGCCGAGCATTTCTTCGACGGCTATGCGCTGAATCCCGAATACGCGCTCGCCTGTATCCGCGCGGTCGAAGCCGCGGGCGTGGATCTGATATGCCTGTGCGATACCAACGGCGGACGCCTGCCGGGCGAGATCGGCGCGAGCGTGGCCGCGGCTCGGGCGGCGGTGGCGAGTCCGCTCGGAATCCATTGTCACAACGACGCCGAGTCGGCCGTCGCCAATACGCTCGCCGGAGTGCAGCACGGCGCGACCCAGGTGCAGGGGACGATCAACGGCCTCGGTGAGCGCTGCGGGAACGCCAACCTGATCTCGGTCATCGCCAACCTGCAGCTCAAGCTGGGCTACGAATGTATCCCGCCGGCGCGGCTCAAGATGCTGAGTGAGACCTCGCGGCTGGTCTACGAGCTGGCGAACATCACGCCTCATCCGCGCCAGGCTTACGTCGGCCGCAGCGCCTTCGCGCATAAGGCGGGATTGCACGTCTCGGGGATTCAGCGCAACGTGCAGACCTACGAGCATATCGATCCGGCGCTGGTCGGCAATGATCGGCGGGTGCTGCTCTCCGAACTCTCGGGCCGCGCGAATATCCTCTACAAGACCCGCGAATTCGGCCTGGGCGCTGAACTCGGCAAGGAGCAGATCGATCTGCTGCTCGAGGAGCTCAAGCGGCTCGAAGGCTTGGGCTACACCTTCGACGGCGCCGACGGCTCGTTCGAATTGCTGATGCTGCGCAAGCTCGGGCTCGCGCATGACCATTTCAATTTCGTCAGCTTCCGCGTCTTCGACGATAAGTGGCACGAAGACCAGGCGCCATTCAGCGAGGCCGTGGTCGTAATCGAAGGCCCGGACGGCGTGCGCACGCGGACTTCGGCGATTGGCAACGGTCCCGTCAACGCCCTCGATTCGGCGCTGCGCAGCGCGCTGGTCAAGTATTATCCGGGGCTCGAGCGGATGCAGCTCGTTGATTACAAGGTGCGCGTGCTCGACGATGGCGTGGGTACTGGCGCGCGCGTGCGCGTGCTGATCGAGTCCACCGACGGCGCACGCCAGTGGGGCACCGTCGGACTGTCGGGCAACGTCGTCGATGCGAGCTGGCAGGCGCTGGTTGATTCGATCGAGTTCAAGTTGCATAAGGACAGTGTGAAGCCGCGCATCGGCCGCACCGCCGCGACGAAGAGCATCAAAGGCAACGGCGCGCGCACAAACGGGTTAGTATCCAAGGTCAAGCCGCGCCGCGAGGTCCGGCGCACCGATGCGGCGGCAAAGCCCTAG
- a CDS encoding pyridoxine 5'-phosphate synthase, translating into MIKLGVNVDHVATLRQARGAAYPDPAEAAKAAARAGAAAITVHLREDRRHIQDRDLFNIRRAVSIHLNQEMAPTEEMTAIALELRPDEVCLVPERRAELTTEGGLDVAGLKERLAPLIDRLRRDAIKVSLFIDPEPEQVAAAAALGAQFVELHTGSYANLADAAIAASALARTAMPSSRKGKTAPRNSSRGAHEQLDEAARTELDKLRAAIKQAQALKLKPNVGHGLNYLNVHPVAALPGVVWAHIGHAIVARAVIVGMERAVHEMGRLLNPPRR; encoded by the coding sequence ATGATCAAGCTGGGCGTCAATGTCGATCACGTCGCGACCCTGCGGCAGGCGCGCGGTGCGGCTTATCCCGATCCGGCCGAGGCGGCCAAAGCCGCAGCGCGCGCCGGCGCGGCCGCGATTACGGTCCATCTCCGTGAGGACCGGCGGCATATTCAGGACCGCGACCTCTTCAATATCCGCCGAGCCGTAAGTATCCATCTGAACCAGGAGATGGCGCCGACCGAGGAAATGACCGCGATCGCTTTGGAACTCCGTCCGGATGAAGTCTGCTTGGTGCCCGAGCGTCGCGCAGAGCTGACCACCGAGGGCGGCTTGGACGTGGCCGGACTCAAGGAGCGGCTCGCGCCACTGATCGACCGTCTCCGGCGCGATGCGATCAAGGTCAGTCTGTTCATCGATCCCGAACCGGAGCAGGTCGCTGCCGCGGCGGCGCTCGGCGCACAGTTCGTCGAACTGCATACCGGCAGCTACGCGAATCTCGCCGACGCCGCTATAGCCGCATCGGCGCTGGCCCGAACTGCGATGCCTTCCAGCCGGAAGGGAAAGACCGCCCCGCGGAATTCATCGCGCGGCGCGCATGAACAGTTGGATGAAGCCGCCCGAACCGAATTGGATAAACTGCGCGCGGCTATCAAGCAGGCGCAAGCGCTCAAGCTCAAGCCCAACGTCGGTCACGGCCTCAACTATCTGAATGTGCATCCGGTCGCCGCGCTACCTGGCGTCGTGTGGGCGCATATCGGCCATGCGATCGTCGCACGCGCGGTAATCGTCGGGATGGAGCGGGCGGTGCATGAGATGGGGCGCCTGCTTAACCCACCGCGCCGATGA